In a genomic window of Stakelama saccharophila:
- a CDS encoding TonB family protein: protein MAIALALLASSLFQQPPAAPVAPGRAGQRLITYTSGAVRCGGEGVTPLWREPVVPNGAFIRGRSDDALSPRRLSFRISRTGRPLGIAEADDRSRRNSHTDVAASLAAWRFEPGQARGDCTVTFVPQAYAPDAAPRGEAMRYAALPNIGGPGLNVWPSFAPEESNCNDERPARRVTVYPDFKDVEQEPGRLSTSFFTFDTTADGKPRNVALIGSDGNRELNEAGLQAMRKWRFVSGKAYHGCRYFFWRGGTPAVPAPEMPSGARFSAADTCVAEGEWDHLPSLAQHYPNAFRRRGIEGWAIIRFDVAPWGDTGDVEVLASEPADAFGDAAREIIAQGRLGKSDVNRVGCVERVRFAMPAGLANVQAERD from the coding sequence ATGGCTATCGCATTGGCTTTGCTCGCCTCCTCGCTTTTTCAGCAGCCGCCGGCGGCGCCCGTTGCGCCGGGGCGTGCGGGACAGCGGCTGATCACCTACACGTCCGGCGCCGTGCGCTGCGGCGGCGAAGGCGTGACGCCGCTGTGGCGCGAGCCGGTGGTGCCGAACGGCGCCTTCATCCGCGGGCGGAGCGATGACGCGCTGTCGCCGCGAAGGCTTTCCTTCCGGATTTCGCGAACGGGCCGGCCGCTGGGCATCGCCGAAGCGGATGACCGGAGCAGGCGGAATTCACACACGGACGTCGCTGCTTCCCTGGCCGCGTGGCGCTTCGAGCCCGGGCAGGCGCGCGGCGACTGCACCGTCACCTTCGTGCCGCAGGCCTATGCGCCCGACGCTGCCCCGCGGGGCGAAGCGATGCGTTATGCGGCCCTGCCGAACATCGGCGGGCCCGGCTTGAACGTATGGCCGTCCTTCGCGCCGGAGGAATCGAACTGCAACGACGAACGTCCCGCGCGGCGTGTGACCGTCTATCCCGACTTCAAGGATGTCGAGCAGGAGCCGGGGCGGCTGTCGACCAGCTTCTTCACCTTCGACACGACCGCCGACGGCAAGCCGCGCAACGTGGCGCTGATCGGATCGGATGGAAATCGGGAGCTGAACGAGGCGGGCCTGCAGGCGATGCGGAAATGGCGGTTTGTAAGCGGCAAGGCCTATCATGGCTGCCGCTATTTCTTCTGGCGCGGCGGGACGCCGGCCGTACCCGCACCAGAAATGCCGTCCGGAGCGCGGTTTTCCGCGGCGGATACATGCGTGGCCGAGGGGGAGTGGGACCATCTGCCCTCGTTGGCGCAACACTATCCGAACGCATTCCGCAGACGCGGGATCGAGGGATGGGCGATCATACGCTTCGATGTCGCCCCCTGGGGCGACACGGGCGATGTCGAGGTGTTGGCGAGCGAGCCAGCCGACGCGTTCGGCGACGCGGCGCGCGAGATCATCGCCCAGGGCAGGCTTGGCAAAAGTGACGTGAATCGCGTCGGCTGTGTCGAACGAGTCCGCTTCGCCATGCCGGCGGGACTAGCCAATGTGCAGGCCGAGCGCGACTGA
- a CDS encoding acyl-CoA thioesterase encodes MADAPAKPTTPEALTKQLVELLDVEEIDTDLYRGARQPGGVGRVFGGQVIAQALQAAQRSTDEHGKIAHSLHAYFMRPGNEDYPIIYRVVRDFEGRSFATRRVIAMQRGKPILNMAASFQAPEDGLHHQDTMPDVPGPDDLKSETELRAEIEDRVPERMRAFFLRPRPIEIRPVNPRNWFSPDKCEPVQHSWFRVSSALPDDPAMHRAMLAYASDMALLGTAMLPHGINWLTNRMQTASLDHALWLHEGFRADEWLLYSCDSPWSGHARGFNRGRIFAANGTLVADVTQEGLIRLRE; translated from the coding sequence ATGGCAGACGCACCCGCAAAACCGACCACGCCCGAAGCACTCACGAAGCAGCTTGTCGAGTTGCTCGATGTCGAGGAGATCGATACCGACCTGTACCGCGGCGCGCGCCAGCCGGGTGGCGTCGGCCGCGTCTTCGGTGGTCAGGTGATCGCGCAGGCGCTCCAGGCGGCGCAGCGTTCGACCGACGAGCACGGCAAGATCGCCCATTCGCTTCATGCCTATTTCATGCGGCCGGGCAATGAGGATTATCCGATCATCTACCGCGTCGTGCGCGATTTCGAAGGGCGCAGCTTCGCCACGCGCCGCGTGATCGCGATGCAGCGCGGCAAGCCGATCCTCAACATGGCCGCCTCGTTCCAGGCGCCGGAAGACGGACTGCATCACCAGGACACGATGCCCGACGTGCCCGGCCCCGACGACCTCAAGTCCGAAACCGAGCTGCGCGCCGAGATCGAGGACCGGGTCCCGGAACGGATGCGCGCCTTCTTCCTGCGCCCGCGCCCGATCGAGATCCGGCCGGTCAACCCGCGCAACTGGTTTTCGCCCGACAAGTGCGAGCCGGTCCAGCATAGCTGGTTCCGCGTCTCGTCCGCGCTGCCCGACGACCCGGCGATGCACCGCGCGATGCTCGCTTATGCCTCCGACATGGCGCTGCTCGGCACGGCGATGTTGCCGCACGGTATCAATTGGCTGACCAACCGGATGCAGACCGCCAGCCTAGACCACGCGCTGTGGCTGCACGAAGGATTCCGCGCCGACGAATGGCTGCTCTATTCGTGCGACAGCCCGTGGTCGGGCCATGCCCGCGGTTTCAACCGCGGCCGCATCTTTGCCGCCAACGGAACGCTGGTCGCCGATGTGACGCAGGAAGGGCTGATCCGCCTGCGCGAATAG
- a CDS encoding acyl-CoA dehydrogenase family protein, protein MPLYLNDEQTMLADTARDFVAQHAPVKHLRSLRDTSDPTGFSRDLWKQFAEMGFTGILIPEGDGGLGLGHIEAGVVLEEIGRNLSPSPFLATSVAAVAALNHSAQRDRWFFGIVSGETVAAIAVDEKAKHGTGIAMRAERSGNGFRLTGTKQFVAHGHVADLILVAARTAGSAEDEQGITLFAVPKDAANLSADPRRLADSSLAAHLTFDGVEVDADAVIGEVDQGSLPLKALLAAGRTGASAEMLGVGGGAADMTVAYLKERKQFGAHIGSFQALQHRAAHVYAEMEVARAAVLKAQQLLDAGSDEAETAVSVAKATTALATTLSVQEGVQMHGGIGMTDEYDIGFYMKRARVLAELFGDANYHADQLARAAGY, encoded by the coding sequence ATGCCCCTCTATCTCAACGACGAACAGACCATGCTTGCCGATACCGCGCGGGATTTCGTCGCCCAACACGCTCCGGTAAAGCACCTGCGCAGCCTGCGCGACACGAGCGACCCGACCGGCTTCAGCCGCGACTTGTGGAAACAGTTCGCTGAAATGGGCTTCACCGGCATCCTGATCCCGGAGGGGGACGGCGGCCTGGGCCTCGGCCATATCGAAGCGGGCGTGGTGTTGGAGGAAATCGGCCGCAACCTCTCCCCCTCGCCCTTTCTGGCAACCTCGGTGGCGGCAGTGGCGGCGCTCAACCATTCCGCTCAGCGCGACCGCTGGTTTTTCGGCATCGTCTCGGGCGAAACCGTCGCCGCCATCGCGGTTGATGAAAAAGCGAAACACGGCACCGGGATCGCGATGCGGGCCGAGCGTTCGGGCAACGGGTTCCGACTGACCGGCACCAAACAATTCGTCGCCCACGGCCATGTCGCCGACCTGATCCTCGTCGCCGCCCGCACCGCGGGTTCGGCGGAAGACGAACAAGGCATCACCCTCTTCGCGGTGCCAAAGGACGCCGCGAATCTTTCGGCCGACCCGCGCCGCCTCGCCGACTCCAGCCTCGCTGCGCATCTCACCTTCGACGGGGTGGAGGTCGATGCCGATGCCGTTATCGGCGAAGTCGATCAGGGTTCCCTCCCGCTCAAGGCGCTGCTCGCCGCCGGCCGCACCGGTGCGTCGGCCGAAATGCTGGGCGTCGGCGGCGGCGCGGCCGACATGACGGTCGCCTATCTGAAGGAGCGCAAGCAGTTCGGCGCGCACATCGGCAGCTTCCAGGCGCTCCAGCACCGCGCCGCGCACGTCTATGCGGAGATGGAAGTCGCCCGCGCCGCCGTGCTGAAAGCGCAGCAACTGCTCGACGCCGGCTCCGACGAAGCGGAAACCGCCGTGTCGGTCGCCAAGGCGACGACCGCGCTCGCAACCACGTTGTCGGTGCAGGAAGGCGTCCAGATGCACGGCGGCATCGGCATGACCGACGAATATGACATCGGCTTCTACATGAAGCGCGCGCGCGTCCTTGCCGAACTGTTCGGCGATGCCAATTATCATGCCGATCAACTGGCACGCGCAGCAGGATATTGA
- a CDS encoding acyl-CoA dehydrogenase family protein, which translates to MSSLETFRAETRAWLKENVPASMREPVRSDTDINWGGRRADYAKNPDQKWYMDAMAERGWTVPDWPTEYGGGGLSPAETKILREEMRRIKARNPLNSFGISMLGPALLKYGTEAQKLKHLPKIARGEIRWCQGYSEPNAGSDLAGLATSAEDRGDHFLVNGQKVWTSYADKADWIFCLVRTDRTSKQGGISFLLFDMESEGVSTRPILLISGYSPFCETFFDNVKVPKENLVGELNKGWDVAKYLLGHEREMISGMGLQSSGGNPLVDGAIAMVGLDESGRLADPLLRAQIALFEVRAKAFSAMSERFIDELKAGKAHPAQPSMMKYYGTELNKTRHELMMAAGGSDALEWDSMQSNGGAAARAWLRTKGNSIEGGTSEIQLNIIAKRILELPSQ; encoded by the coding sequence ATGAGCAGTCTCGAAACTTTCCGCGCCGAAACGCGCGCCTGGCTGAAGGAAAACGTGCCCGCCTCGATGCGCGAGCCGGTACGCAGCGACACCGATATCAACTGGGGCGGCCGCCGCGCGGACTATGCGAAGAACCCCGACCAGAAGTGGTACATGGATGCGATGGCCGAGCGCGGCTGGACGGTGCCCGACTGGCCGACCGAATATGGCGGCGGCGGCCTTTCCCCGGCCGAAACCAAGATCCTGCGCGAGGAGATGCGGCGCATCAAGGCTCGCAATCCGCTCAACAGCTTCGGCATTTCGATGCTCGGCCCGGCGCTGCTCAAATACGGCACCGAGGCGCAGAAGCTGAAACACCTGCCGAAGATCGCGCGCGGCGAAATCCGCTGGTGCCAGGGCTATTCGGAACCGAACGCCGGCAGCGACCTCGCCGGCCTCGCAACCTCGGCCGAAGACCGGGGAGACCATTTCCTCGTCAACGGACAGAAGGTCTGGACCAGCTATGCCGACAAGGCCGACTGGATCTTCTGCCTCGTCCGCACCGACAGGACCAGCAAGCAGGGCGGCATCAGCTTCCTCCTGTTCGACATGGAATCGGAAGGCGTTTCGACCAGGCCGATCCTGCTCATTTCCGGCTACTCGCCCTTTTGCGAAACCTTTTTCGACAATGTGAAGGTGCCGAAGGAGAATCTGGTCGGTGAACTCAACAAGGGCTGGGACGTCGCCAAATATCTGCTCGGCCATGAGCGCGAGATGATTTCCGGCATGGGATTGCAGTCGAGCGGCGGCAATCCGCTGGTCGACGGCGCGATCGCCATGGTCGGCCTGGACGAAAGCGGCCGCCTCGCCGACCCGCTGCTACGCGCGCAGATCGCGCTGTTCGAGGTGCGCGCCAAGGCATTCTCCGCCATGTCCGAACGTTTCATCGACGAGCTGAAAGCCGGCAAGGCGCATCCCGCGCAGCCCTCGATGATGAAATATTACGGCACCGAGCTGAACAAGACGCGCCACGAGCTGATGATGGCGGCGGGCGGTTCGGACGCGCTCGAATGGGACAGCATGCAATCGAACGGCGGAGCGGCGGCGCGCGCATGGCTGCGCACCAAGGGCAATTCGATCGAGGGCGGAACGAGCGAGATCCAGCTCAATATCATCGCCAAGCGGATATTGGAGCTGCCGAGCCAATAA
- a CDS encoding 3-hydroxyacyl-CoA dehydrogenase NAD-binding domain-containing protein, with the protein MTSPIRTERHGDILVVISDNPPVNALSAAVRQGLEAGIKEAQGDSAVKAVVIRCDGRTFFAGADITEFGKPMQEPALPMLVDMIEACDKPVVAAIHGTALGGGCEVALGCHYRIAVPSAKLGFPEVKLGLLPGAGGTQRAPRIAGVPLALEMTAKGDPIPAQKAKDAGLIDRLAGEDSLIEDALAFAGEVIGKTPLPRASLKEAKPDRQAVEEFRKKNARRFRGFDAPAANIACVAKATEVPFREGIEFERQEFMKLMMGVQSAAQRHIFFAERKAQKIDDVPDDVQKRDIARVGVIGAGTMGGGISMNFLSAGIPVTIVEMNREALDRGTGVMRKNYENTAAKGRITADQVEQAMGLLNPTLDFDALADCDLIIEAVYEDMDVKKDIFGRLDKTAKKGAILASNTSYLDINEIAASTSRPEDVLGMHFFSPANVMKLLEVVRGDKTAKDVLATVMALAKKIRKVAVVAGVCHGFIGNRMLMPRQVEAQKLLMEGATPEQIDKVHVEFGMPMGPFQMSDLAGVDIGWHRDPERIESIRDALCAEGRWGQKRQAGFYDYDDRRNPTPSPRVAEIIEDFRKKTGARQHDVTEQEIIERTLYPMVNEGAKILEEGKAQRASDIDVVWIYGYGWPVYRGGPMFWADTVGLKTIVEGLEKHGFDVSPLLRQKAEKGERFN; encoded by the coding sequence ATGACATCCCCCATCCGCACCGAACGGCACGGCGACATACTCGTCGTCATTTCCGACAACCCGCCCGTGAACGCACTGAGTGCCGCCGTCCGCCAGGGACTGGAAGCCGGCATCAAGGAAGCGCAGGGCGACAGCGCGGTGAAGGCGGTCGTTATCCGCTGCGACGGCAGGACCTTCTTCGCCGGCGCCGACATCACCGAATTCGGCAAGCCGATGCAGGAGCCGGCGCTGCCCATGCTGGTCGACATGATCGAGGCGTGCGACAAGCCCGTGGTCGCCGCGATCCACGGCACTGCGCTCGGCGGCGGGTGCGAGGTCGCGCTCGGCTGCCACTACCGCATCGCCGTGCCCTCGGCGAAACTCGGCTTTCCGGAAGTGAAGCTCGGCCTGCTCCCCGGCGCCGGCGGCACCCAGCGCGCGCCCCGCATCGCCGGCGTTCCGCTCGCGCTCGAAATGACGGCCAAGGGCGATCCGATCCCGGCGCAGAAGGCGAAGGACGCAGGCCTGATCGACCGCCTTGCCGGCGAAGACAGCCTGATCGAGGACGCGCTGGCCTTTGCGGGCGAAGTGATCGGCAAGACCCCGCTGCCGCGCGCCAGCCTTAAGGAGGCAAAGCCCGACCGCCAAGCGGTCGAGGAATTCAGGAAAAAGAACGCCCGCCGCTTCCGCGGCTTCGACGCGCCGGCCGCCAACATCGCCTGCGTCGCCAAGGCCACCGAGGTCCCGTTCCGGGAGGGTATCGAGTTCGAGCGCCAGGAATTCATGAAGCTGATGATGGGCGTGCAATCCGCCGCACAGCGCCACATCTTCTTCGCGGAGCGCAAGGCGCAGAAGATCGACGACGTGCCCGACGATGTCCAGAAGCGCGACATCGCCCGCGTCGGTGTGATCGGCGCCGGCACGATGGGCGGCGGCATTTCGATGAATTTCCTGTCGGCTGGCATCCCCGTTACCATTGTCGAGATGAACCGGGAAGCGCTCGACCGCGGCACCGGCGTCATGCGCAAGAATTACGAAAATACCGCTGCAAAAGGCCGCATCACCGCCGATCAGGTCGAACAGGCGATGGGGCTCCTGAACCCGACGCTCGATTTCGACGCGCTCGCCGACTGCGACCTCATCATCGAGGCGGTCTATGAGGATATGGACGTCAAGAAGGATATTTTCGGCCGGCTCGACAAGACCGCCAAGAAAGGCGCGATCCTCGCCTCGAACACCAGCTATCTCGACATCAACGAGATCGCCGCCAGCACATCGCGGCCCGAGGATGTGCTCGGCATGCACTTCTTCTCGCCCGCCAACGTCATGAAGCTGCTCGAGGTCGTGCGCGGCGACAAGACCGCGAAGGACGTGCTGGCGACCGTCATGGCGCTCGCCAAGAAGATCCGGAAGGTCGCGGTCGTCGCCGGCGTCTGCCACGGCTTCATCGGCAACCGGATGCTGATGCCGCGCCAGGTCGAGGCGCAGAAGCTGCTGATGGAAGGCGCAACGCCGGAACAGATCGACAAGGTTCATGTCGAATTCGGCATGCCGATGGGGCCGTTCCAGATGTCCGACCTCGCCGGCGTCGATATCGGCTGGCACCGCGATCCCGAACGGATCGAGAGCATTCGCGACGCGCTGTGCGCCGAGGGGCGCTGGGGCCAGAAAAGACAGGCGGGCTTTTACGATTATGACGACAGGCGCAATCCGACGCCCAGCCCTCGCGTCGCCGAGATCATCGAGGATTTCCGCAAGAAAACCGGCGCTCGGCAGCACGACGTGACCGAGCAGGAAATCATCGAGCGCACGCTCTATCCCATGGTCAACGAGGGCGCGAAGATCCTCGAGGAAGGCAAGGCCCAGCGCGCCTCCGACATCGATGTGGTGTGGATCTACGGCTATGGCTGGCCGGTCTATCGCGGCGGCCCGATGTTCTGGGCGGACACGGTGGGCCTCAAGACCATCGTAGAGGGGCTGGAAAAGCACGGCTTCGACGTGTCCCCGCTCCTCAGGCAAAAGGCCGAGAAGGGGGAGCGGTTCAATTGA
- a CDS encoding serine hydrolase domain-containing protein has protein sequence MTIARADKHGLDSGRLARIDGFVKERYLDSGKLPNAQLLVAREGEIVHFSHQGQAREGGGAIDEGSLFRIASMTKPITSIAFMMLVEQGKIAIDTPVHHVLPEFKDIGVYDGGGGGVPFVTRPAAQPMRMIDLLRHTSGLTYSFQNRSNIDAAMREGKLENWHGGLTLDEFVAAIAKLPLEFPPGEAWNYSVSTDILGAVVQRVSGLPLDRFLAEKIFRPLGMNDTFFQVPADKLDRLTDCYTLAPGEGRVMYDRGESSAWAHMPRLVSGGGGLVSTALDYHRFCTMCLNGGELDGVRIVGRKTIELMTMNHLPEDSDLSSMSRSMFSEATNAGAGFGLGFAVTQNVAKSMIPGSAGEYYWGGLFSTAFFIDPVERLHMVFMTQVSPSNAHPIRRELKTLIYSALT, from the coding sequence ATGACAATCGCACGCGCCGACAAGCATGGTCTCGACAGCGGACGGCTGGCGCGGATCGATGGCTTCGTGAAGGAACGCTATCTCGATTCGGGCAAGCTGCCCAATGCGCAGTTGCTCGTCGCACGCGAAGGCGAGATCGTCCATTTCTCGCATCAGGGCCAAGCGCGCGAAGGCGGCGGGGCAATCGACGAAGGGTCGCTGTTCCGCATTGCGTCGATGACCAAACCGATCACCTCGATCGCGTTCATGATGCTGGTCGAGCAGGGCAAGATCGCGATCGACACGCCCGTTCACCACGTCCTTCCCGAATTCAAGGATATCGGCGTCTATGACGGCGGCGGGGGCGGCGTGCCTTTCGTCACCAGACCGGCGGCGCAGCCCATGCGGATGATCGATCTGCTGCGCCACACCTCGGGTCTCACCTACAGCTTCCAGAACCGCTCGAACATCGACGCGGCGATGCGCGAGGGCAAGCTGGAGAACTGGCATGGCGGACTGACGCTCGACGAATTCGTCGCGGCGATCGCCAAGCTGCCGCTCGAATTCCCGCCCGGCGAGGCGTGGAATTATTCGGTGTCGACCGACATCCTGGGCGCGGTCGTCCAGCGCGTGTCGGGGCTGCCGCTCGACCGGTTCCTGGCCGAGAAGATCTTTCGGCCGCTCGGCATGAACGACACCTTCTTTCAGGTGCCAGCGGACAAGCTCGACCGCCTCACCGATTGCTACACGCTCGCGCCCGGCGAGGGTCGCGTGATGTACGATCGCGGCGAATCTTCCGCCTGGGCGCATATGCCGCGGCTGGTATCGGGCGGCGGCGGGCTCGTGTCGACTGCGCTCGATTATCACCGCTTCTGCACCATGTGCCTGAACGGCGGTGAACTGGACGGCGTGCGCATCGTTGGTCGCAAGACGATCGAACTGATGACGATGAACCACCTGCCGGAAGACTCCGACCTGTCGAGCATGTCGCGATCGATGTTCAGCGAGGCGACGAACGCCGGCGCCGGTTTCGGGCTGGGCTTTGCGGTGACGCAGAACGTGGCGAAATCGATGATCCCCGGCTCGGCGGGCGAATATTATTGGGGCGGGCTGTTCTCGACCGCCTTCTTCATCGATCCGGTCGAACGGCTGCACATGGTCTTCATGACGCAGGTGAGCCCGTCGAACGCCCATCCCATTCGCCGCGAGTTGAAAACGCTGATCTATTCGGCGCTGACGTGA
- a CDS encoding class I adenylate-forming enzyme family protein — protein sequence MATAPLIELDPSWPRLDLAQAQEILCAPGQRFEMETVDIRGVPTRVWKNAPPSLAALIQLSRAHGARPFTIYEDERVTYDANYRAVAHLAARLREMGVGKGDRVGLAMRNLPEWPVIFFAATSIGAIIVPLNAWWTGAELEYGIADSGAKILFLDGGRHGRLAEHYRNMAQLERVFVSRTDAKLEGRFGHFEDLIGGAKTWADLPEIAFPQVRIAPDDDATIFYTSGTTGHPKGALGTHRNIITNIFSGGYAAARSFLRRGEQPPEPEPRTSLLVIPLFHVTACSAGMMTTIASGSAMVFMYKWDPVAAMEIIEREKVAVTGGVPTIAWQLLEHPDRDRYDLSSLENIAYGGAPAAPELVRRIYTEFGALPGNGWGMTETMATVTSHGAEDYLNRPTSCGPPVPVADLKIMSPEGDRELPVGEVGELWVKGPMVVKGYWEKPGDTAEAFVDGWVKTGDLARLDEEGFCYIVDRAKDIIIRGGENIYSSEVEDVLYSHPAVTDAALIGVPHRTLGEEPVAVVHLAPGTTASEAELQDLVRERLAAFKVPVAVRFSDAVLPRNANGKIMKRELKAWFAAEQAA from the coding sequence TTGGCCACCGCACCCCTGATCGAACTCGATCCATCCTGGCCCAGGCTCGACCTTGCCCAGGCTCAGGAAATTCTCTGTGCGCCGGGACAGCGCTTCGAGATGGAAACGGTGGACATTCGCGGCGTGCCGACGCGGGTATGGAAGAATGCGCCGCCGTCACTCGCCGCGCTGATCCAGTTGTCGCGGGCGCATGGAGCACGGCCCTTCACCATCTATGAGGACGAGCGCGTCACCTATGACGCCAATTACCGTGCGGTCGCGCATCTCGCGGCCCGCCTGCGCGAAATGGGGGTGGGAAAGGGGGACCGGGTCGGCCTCGCCATGCGCAACCTGCCCGAATGGCCGGTCATCTTCTTCGCCGCGACCAGCATCGGCGCGATCATCGTGCCGCTGAACGCATGGTGGACGGGCGCCGAACTGGAATATGGCATCGCCGATTCGGGCGCGAAGATCCTGTTCCTTGACGGGGGGCGGCACGGGCGGCTGGCCGAGCATTATCGGAACATGGCGCAGCTCGAACGCGTCTTCGTGAGCCGTACCGATGCCAAGCTGGAGGGGCGGTTCGGCCATTTCGAGGATCTGATCGGCGGGGCGAAGACATGGGCCGACCTGCCCGAGATCGCGTTTCCGCAGGTGCGGATAGCACCCGACGACGATGCGACGATCTTCTACACCAGCGGCACGACCGGGCACCCCAAGGGGGCGCTGGGCACACATCGCAACATCATCACCAACATCTTTTCCGGCGGCTATGCGGCGGCGCGATCCTTTCTGCGCCGCGGCGAACAGCCGCCCGAGCCGGAGCCGCGTACCTCGCTGCTCGTCATTCCGCTGTTCCACGTCACTGCGTGCAGCGCGGGCATGATGACAACGATCGCGAGCGGCTCGGCCATGGTCTTCATGTACAAATGGGATCCCGTCGCGGCGATGGAGATCATCGAGCGCGAGAAGGTGGCGGTGACGGGCGGGGTTCCGACCATCGCCTGGCAGTTGCTCGAACATCCCGATCGCGACAGGTACGATCTCTCCAGCCTCGAGAATATCGCCTATGGCGGCGCGCCGGCAGCGCCCGAGCTGGTCCGGCGCATCTATACCGAATTCGGCGCGCTGCCCGGCAATGGCTGGGGCATGACCGAGACGATGGCGACGGTGACCAGCCACGGGGCGGAGGATTATCTCAACCGTCCGACGAGCTGCGGCCCGCCGGTGCCGGTCGCCGACCTGAAGATCATGTCGCCGGAGGGGGACCGCGAATTGCCGGTCGGCGAGGTCGGTGAATTGTGGGTCAAGGGGCCGATGGTCGTGAAAGGATATTGGGAAAAGCCCGGCGACACGGCCGAGGCATTCGTGGACGGCTGGGTGAAGACCGGCGACCTCGCCCGGCTGGACGAGGAGGGGTTCTGCTACATCGTCGACCGGGCCAAGGACATCATCATCCGCGGCGGCGAGAATATCTATTCGTCCGAAGTCGAGGACGTGTTGTATTCGCATCCCGCCGTCACCGACGCCGCGCTGATCGGCGTTCCGCACCGCACGCTGGGCGAAGAGCCGGTGGCGGTGGTGCATCTCGCGCCCGGCACGACTGCGAGCGAGGCGGAATTGCAGGACCTGGTGCGCGAACGGCTGGCGGCGTTCAAGGTGCCGGTCGCCGTGCGGTTTTCCGACGCGGTGCTGCCGCGCAACGCCAACGGCAAGATCATGAAGCGTGAGCTGAAGGCGTGGTTCGCGGCGGAACAGGCGGCTTGA
- a CDS encoding FGGY family carbohydrate kinase, translating into MAELILVLDEGTTSTRAMLFDPSGRCLGARSADLTRQYPEPGRVEHDAAEIWEKTVACGRAVVDAAGGTDRIAAIGIANQRETVIFWDRETGEPLAPAIGWQDRRTAAYCRKLRESGEESAVQARTGLLLDPYFSGSKIAWAMDNLAEVAEAGDRLAIGTVESWLVWKLTGGLHVTDATNASRTLMMGLGSGSWDDGLTAMFRAPRAALPEIVDSAGNFGTTTVFGGEIPICGLAGDQQAATIGQACLEKGDSKGTFGTGAFLLANAGTTPPKSRKRLLATVAWQLGGKRTYAIEGSIFVAGSLIQWLRDSVGLIGDAAATEELARSVKDNGGVYLVPALSGIGAPWWEPEARAAISGLSFSTGRAHIVRAALEAMAHQTVDLKTAFAADGADWARLKVDGGMVANDWLTQDLSNMLGIPVERPQFAETTALGAAMLAGVGCGWFEDLHAAAAMRGATDMFEPAMGKQARQRRLDGWHHAVESVIGAAHD; encoded by the coding sequence ATGGCGGAATTGATCCTGGTTCTCGACGAAGGCACCACCTCCACCCGGGCGATGCTGTTCGATCCCTCCGGCCGGTGCCTGGGCGCGCGATCGGCCGACCTCACTCGGCAGTATCCCGAACCGGGCCGCGTCGAACATGACGCTGCGGAAATCTGGGAAAAAACCGTCGCCTGCGGCCGCGCCGTGGTGGATGCCGCCGGGGGCACGGACCGTATCGCGGCCATCGGTATCGCCAATCAGCGCGAAACCGTGATATTCTGGGACCGGGAAACCGGCGAGCCGCTGGCGCCCGCCATTGGCTGGCAGGACCGGCGCACCGCCGCTTATTGCCGCAAGCTGCGCGAAAGCGGAGAGGAAAGCGCCGTGCAGGCCCGCACCGGATTGCTGCTCGACCCTTATTTCTCCGGCTCGAAGATCGCCTGGGCGATGGACAACCTGGCCGAAGTCGCCGAAGCCGGAGACCGCCTGGCCATCGGCACGGTCGAAAGCTGGCTGGTCTGGAAGCTGACCGGCGGCCTGCACGTCACCGACGCCACCAACGCCTCGCGCACGCTGATGATGGGCCTGGGCAGCGGAAGCTGGGACGACGGCCTCACTGCGATGTTCCGCGCGCCGCGTGCCGCCCTGCCCGAAATCGTCGACAGCGCGGGGAATTTCGGCACCACCACCGTTTTCGGCGGCGAGATTCCGATCTGCGGCCTGGCCGGCGACCAGCAGGCCGCCACGATCGGCCAGGCCTGTCTCGAAAAGGGCGACTCCAAGGGTACGTTCGGCACCGGCGCCTTTCTTCTCGCCAATGCCGGCACCACGCCGCCAAAGTCGCGCAAACGCCTGCTCGCGACCGTGGCATGGCAGCTCGGCGGCAAGCGTACCTATGCGATCGAGGGCTCGATCTTCGTCGCCGGCAGCCTGATCCAGTGGCTGCGCGATTCGGTCGGGCTCATCGGCGATGCGGCGGCGACCGAGGAACTGGCGCGCAGCGTGAAGGACAATGGCGGCGTCTATCTGGTCCCCGCGCTCAGCGGCATCGGCGCGCCCTGGTGGGAGCCGGAGGCGCGGGCCGCCATTTCCGGCCTCAGCTTCTCCACCGGCCGCGCCCATATCGTGCGCGCCGCGTTGGAGGCGATGGCACATCAGACCGTCGACCTGAAAACGGCCTTCGCCGCCGACGGCGCCGACTGGGCGCGGCTGAAGGTCGATGGCGGCATGGTCGCGAACGACTGGCTGACGCAGGACCTGTCGAACATGCTCGGCATACCCGTCGAACGCCCGCAATTCGCCGAAACCACCGCGCTGGGCGCGGCGATGCTCGCCGGGGTCGGCTGCGGCTGGTTCGAAGACCTCCACGCCGCCGCCGCCATGCGCGGCGCGACCGACATGTTCGAACCGGCCATGGGCAAGCAGGCCCGCCAACGCCGCCTAGACGGCTGGCACCACGCCGTGGAAAGCGTCATCGGCGCGGCCCACGATTAG